Part of the Sorghum bicolor cultivar BTx623 chromosome 1, Sorghum_bicolor_NCBIv3, whole genome shotgun sequence genome, ATGTTGACAAGTATTATTCTTCTCATGTGTTGTTAGATCTATCATTCTTACTAAGTGTCCGTTAATGATTGCAATTTATTACTCTAAATCAGTTCTCTTCAGTCAATGATTAAACATGGAGTCACTtcagccaatgattaaacaAGGACACAGAAAATTCAAACAACAGAAGCCAATGCCTTCATAATAATAGGATAACATTTTTGTTTCAAATTTATTAAGGAAGTCAGACAAAGGATGTGTTTGATGACCATGCATTCTCACAGAGGCAATAGACTAATTTACGGTTACATCTTGAAACAAAATCTTATAGAAAAATGATATCTAGATACAAGAGGTAACTTGTCACTGATCATGGTAGAAGTAACAATGAATCAAAATGCCAGCTAAATGCTAAGTACTTATGACATGTCTCATTATGTTATTTTGcagatataaaaaataatatatcatTTAGTGAATCATGAATATGAGAATTAGAGCATGTATCCTGCTAAAATTACACCATGAATGCTCTGAATATGATGGTCATACTCATACCACATCTGACAGAAAGATATCTAGATCAATGCAAGAAGATTGTGCGGATCTTCTTTCCTCACAAATTTTCTTGCTGCATTGCCATGTATTGTTTTTTCATTAAAATGCACTGCCCATTTTATAGACCTTAAATCATGTCGGATAAACTATGTGGGGTAATGCTAAGCTCTTGTCAGCAGCAAAAATTCCAAATTACTTCACCCGTCAATATCCTACCAAATTTATCGTCATAAACATATGGGGCATTCGCATTAACATATAAGAGGAGAAGGACAAGATGCGTCTAAGCCTGAATACTCATACATACAGATTATGATTCAGTTCATGAGATCTGCACATAGCTATATATAACCAAAAAAAATCAGCACATCGCACCTTGACAGGGATGCTGAGGAAGAAGAAGTGGAGATGGCCCTCGACCTCGACGATGGTATCAAAGGGCACGGATCCCCTCGCGAGGTCCTCGACCAGGTAGATCGCGTCCTCAACGACGCGTATGCCGTCGAGCTGCAGGTCGGCGTCGACGTACGACACAGCGCGCGCCCGGACCCGCCCGCCGCCGGACGTGACCCGGCCGAGCGGCGCGCCGCGGTAGGCGATGGCGACGTCGAGGCGGTTGTAGTCGAGCGCGAAGAAGTCCGGGTTGCGGACGCGGACCTTGAGCGCGGCGGATATGGTGACGGCGACGGCGGGGCGCGCCACGACGGAGACGTGCGCGAGGCGGAGGCGGGCGAGGGAGACGTCCGGGTCGGCGGGCCAGAGGAGGAAGCCCGCGAgcgcgaggaggaggaagagcgcGGTGAGGCAGGGGCCGACGCCGCAGCAGCGGCCGCTGCCGCGGCGCAGGCGGTGGCGGAGGCGGACGGGGACGAGGAGGACCGTGTAGGAGTCGGCCGGGTGCGGGTCGAGGTAGGGCGGCGGGGAGGCGACGGCGGCGCCAGAGGTGGGGAGCAGGGGATCCCGCGCCCCCGCGGTGGGTTGCGTGGTCTTCGCCATGGGGGAGCAGAAGCAGCGGTGGGTACGCGGGTTACGGGACGATGGACTGAACTGCGTATACCGTAGCTTGGAAGGAAGGGGACGAAAGCGGTTGATTGGAAGTTGGGAGTGGAGCGGAGCTCGTGAAGATGGGCGCTCGCGATTGGTGGCTTGGCCGCCGCTTGGCTTTGGTCTGTAGCGCTTCTGTCTCTGTTTTGGGTTGTTTGGGTGCTGACAGGTGACGGCGTGACGGGTGGACAGCGATCTCTCGTGGAACGCAGTCGCGCTACGCGTTGGCGATGTTGAGAAGAAGACCATCTCGTTAAGCAATTAGTGGTTCACAAGACAAATCTTAAGACGCGGCTATATAAACCAACAATTCGAAATGTTTCCATCATACATGCTTCTGGTAATAGTGACATTCAGGTTTTGTTTTGAGTCAAAGTATCTTGTGTTCgactattttagaaaaaaatagcaTGACTTTAATTAGATTTACCATGTGTGTATACCATGTTTGTGTTTCATACtaccatttcaaattataaataCTTTTGCCTTTTCTAGATACTTCCTCTAGTGAAATATATAATTGTGAAATTGTTTTaacttttctatatatatatatatatataatttgctATGTATTTAGATGTAAGTGTATAACAATAATTTCACAATTATAAATATCTAATAGAAAgttaaaataatttatatttaaaatatagggAGTACACAATGAAATAATGTATCTATAAAAGCTAAAAAATATAGTTTAAAATGGAGAAAGTAGTTATTATAAAGCCCAAAATGCATGGTGACGAGGACATGAGAAGACTGTGTTGCCACATCGGTGTTTTAGGAAGAGGTGCTTTGAGTAGGCAAGTACTTTAAATATCAAAATGAGTTTCTAACCTTTTATCCCACTAAAAGTTACTTCGATccctcttttttttcaaaaaatgtTCTATTTGGTTTGTCCTAAGAGCATGTCCACCTTATTTCCCTTTTCAATTCTTGGTTTTTGGCAAGATGAAAATAAATCTCTCTAACAACTCATATCCCTTATTCCTAAAATTTACACAGTTCAAAAATCCTCTCCCGTCACGCGTAACTTTAAGTGGAGTCGTGGTCACATAGATCTACGTGTATTCTTTAGGCAATTAAAGGTAGAAGGgcagaaaaagaaataaaaagttaTAGTTGGGTCTACGTTTAACTACTTACTAGTATAGCTTGTAGTTGGGTAGGTTTAGATTTCCTGGTAGTTAGGTTAGTATGACAACCACCAATTCTATCTCCCTCTATGGTGCATCCACCGTTAGCGGTGACTTTGGCGATGCTGAACGTTTCAACTGTGATGTGTCGTGGAGGTTTGTTACCTTCCTACTCATGTGTATGGGTTGGAATTTTCAATGCCACAACCTTCAATTGGGTTGTTGATTTTCTTCTCCCCTCTTGCGTTCTTCTTCGCTTTTTGGATGGAGTTAGCCATCAAAGCTGCTGGCGGGTCTTCTATTCAAAGGCGAAGCTATGACCATTGGCTGTGATGTGGTGCTGGGGCGTTCAATGGGTCAACGGTGCATCGCTTGTGTTGATGTGCTACTGATTAATGAGATTCAAAATTTTGCCATTGCTTTGTTTAAGGGACCGACTTCCAGCTTCATGCGGCGAGTTCCACCAGAGATGAGGAAGAAAGCCCCTTTTCAATTCCTGTTTTTTGGCAAGATGAAAAAAATCTCTCTAACAACTCATAATCCTTCCTCCTAAAATTACATAGTTCAAAAATCCTCCCTCGTCGCGCGTAACTTTAAGTGGAGTCATGGTCACATGGATCTACGCATATTCTTCAGCCAATCAAAGGTAGAAGGGCagaaaaagaataaaaagtTGTAGTTGGGTCTATGTTTAGGTTAGTATGACAACCACCAGTTCTATCTCCCTCTATGGCGCATCCACCGTCGGCAACGACTTTGGTGACACTGAAGGTTTCAACTGTGATGCGCCGTGGAGGTTTGTTATCTTCCTACTCATATGTATGGGTTGGAATCTTCAATACCACAACCTTCAGTGGGGTTGCTGGTTTTCTTTTCCCCCTTTTGTGTTCTTCGCTTTTTGGATGGAGTTAGCCATCAAAGCTGTTGGCGTCGGGTCTTCTATTCAAAGGTGAAGCTATGACCATTGGTCGTGATGTGGTGCCAGGGCATTCAATGGGTTAACGGTGTATTGCTTGTGTCGATGTGCTACTGATTAAGGAGCTTCAAAAATTTGTCACTGCTTCGTTTGAGGGACAGACTTCCAGCTTCATGCGGCGGGTTACCTCAGGCTAAAATATAATTCTGGTTTCTTTCAGGGGTTCTTTTGTAAGGGAAAGGACGTAATCATTATGCTTATATAAAAAATTCCAACccttttctcaaaaaaaatacaaatgaGAAGCTTTCCCGTACCCAGGAAACGATATCTTTCCCTGGAAGTAAAAAAAATGGGTAAGCTTCCCCgtgcaaaaaagaaaaaaaacgatATCTTCTCCTT contains:
- the LOC8062954 gene encoding uncharacterized protein LOC8062954, whose translation is MAKTTQPTAGARDPLLPTSGAAVASPPPYLDPHPADSYTVLLVPVRLRHRLRRGSGRCCGVGPCLTALFLLLALAGFLLWPADPDVSLARLRLAHVSVVARPAVAVTISAALKVRVRNPDFFALDYNRLDVAIAYRGAPLGRVTSGGGRVRARAVSYVDADLQLDGIRVVEDAIYLVEDLARGSVPFDTIVEVEGHLHFFFLSIPVKGRISCVVHVNPHNETIVHQDCYPE